The genomic interval GTTCTTGGCTGAGTATAACGTATGTAAAGGTCAGAGATCCGGATGTCATCGGCTATAACAGGAGTACCTATGAAAAGTTTTGTTAACGCTAAGAACCCGTATGTATATTTGCTATGCCTCTGTGCTCTAATGGTTGGGGCAATGCTCTTTCTGTTCTCAACTGTTGCGGGTGCGAATGCTGCAACGGCCACTCAAGACAAATATGCCACAGCGTCTGAGCTAGAGCTTATGGAAGGGTTTCCTCCGCCGCCGGATAAGCGAGTGACCCGTGATAATGCCATGCTGACGGCGCCGTTTAACCGTTGGTCGTATTTGAATATGCGAATGCTGTATCCTTCTGCATCGATCAAGGCTGCTGAGAAGGCGATAGCCATCAAGAAAGAGATCAATAAAGGTTTAGATACGGTTGTCGTAGAAGAGCCCGGTAGTGACTCGATGGTGGATATGGAAACTTTTATGAAGAAGACATATACCGACTCGCTGGTGGTCATTCAGGGTGATAAAATTGTTTATGAAAAGTTTTTCAACGGTATGAATGCTAACCAGCCGCACCAGATGATGTCAGTTACAAAGTCATTCGGTGGCTTGCTTGGATTGATTGCTGTGGAAGATGGGAAGCTGGGCGAAGATGATTTGGTTGTTGAATATATACCTGAGCTTAAAGATGCGGGCGCGTTTGCTGATGCAACCTTTGGGCAGGTTTTGAATATGACCAACTCCATGGACTTTTCTGAAGTGTATTCAGATCCTAAATCAGGTATTCGTCGTTATAGTGCAGTTCTTGGGTGGACAGCGCCAGAGCCTGGAGTTGAATACGAAGAAAATCTCTACGAGTACATCGGCACACTCGGTATCGACAAAAAGCATAAGCATGGTGAGATTTTTCATTACCAGACGCCTAAGACTGATGTGGTGAACTGGGTAATTAACCGAGTGAATGAGCAGCCTTTTCAGGATATAATGTACGATAAGCTCTGGTCAAAGCTTGGCACAGAGGGTGAAACATATGTTCTTTTAGATAAGAACGGTACGTTGGTTGTTGGTGGCGGCTTGAATGCCACGCCGAATAACTTAGCTCGCTTTGCGATTATGATGATCAACGACGGCAAGTTTGATGGCAAACAGGTTGTATCACCGTCTGTCATTAAAAAGCTTGCTGACGGCGGAAGCATTAAAGCGTTTGATACTGGTCCGGAGTCTGATGGAGTAGTTTTTCCGAAAGGCGAATGGAGCTATCGCGCACAATGGTGGGTCAAACATACTAAAGGAATGGAAGCCATTGTTGCGATTGGCGTACACGGGCAGTGGATTTATTTAGACGTGAATCATAGAATCGCAATAATTAAGCAGTCGTCTCAGCCTTTGTCCAAAGATGAATATCTAAACGGCTTCGATCTCAATGCGTTTTATGCAATCATTAACTATCTGAGCAAAAAGTAATTTGAGCCGACTTGAGCGGCATCTAGCCAGTGCAGTTTTTAGGGATAAGAGAGCCTGACGGTTTTAGATGGGCGCAGTGGTCACTCCGTTTGGAGCGACTGATGTTTTTGGTTGATATAGGGTGTTGGCGCTTGCAGCATGAAAAAGACTCACGCACTGTAGATCGTCTCTGATGTGTTTGCTTTTGTACAAAAGCATGATGAGGTCAAAGCTGATTGTTAAGGACGTTTTTCTCTTCTTATCTCTTAAGGGCATAAAGTTTTTGTTTCTTGTTGACGGGCGACCTGTAAGAGCATAGATACCTTTTCACGATGACGCGGGGTGGAGCAGTACGGTAGCTCGTCGGGCTCATAACCCGAAGGCCGCAGGTTCAAATCCTGTCCCCGCTACCATGACTATATGAGGTTCGGAAGTGATTCTGAACCTCTTTTCTTTTTTATTCCGTCCCAGTAGAAATAAAGTTTTTGTTTCTGTTGACGGACGACCAAGAAGGGCATAGATACCTTCTCACGATGACGCGGGGGTGGAGCAGTACGGTAGCTCGTCGGGCTCATAACCCGAAGGCCGCAGGTTCAAATCCTGTCCCCGCTACCACG from Halodesulfovibrio sp. MK-HDV carries:
- a CDS encoding serine hydrolase; the protein is MKSFVNAKNPYVYLLCLCALMVGAMLFLFSTVAGANAATATQDKYATASELELMEGFPPPPDKRVTRDNAMLTAPFNRWSYLNMRMLYPSASIKAAEKAIAIKKEINKGLDTVVVEEPGSDSMVDMETFMKKTYTDSLVVIQGDKIVYEKFFNGMNANQPHQMMSVTKSFGGLLGLIAVEDGKLGEDDLVVEYIPELKDAGAFADATFGQVLNMTNSMDFSEVYSDPKSGIRRYSAVLGWTAPEPGVEYEENLYEYIGTLGIDKKHKHGEIFHYQTPKTDVVNWVINRVNEQPFQDIMYDKLWSKLGTEGETYVLLDKNGTLVVGGGLNATPNNLARFAIMMINDGKFDGKQVVSPSVIKKLADGGSIKAFDTGPESDGVVFPKGEWSYRAQWWVKHTKGMEAIVAIGVHGQWIYLDVNHRIAIIKQSSQPLSKDEYLNGFDLNAFYAIINYLSKK